One region of Ammospiza caudacuta isolate bAmmCau1 chromosome 22, bAmmCau1.pri, whole genome shotgun sequence genomic DNA includes:
- the SVBP gene encoding small vasohibin-binding protein: protein MDPGAGARKERPKPREPAARLEKAKQRSAQQELKQRQRAEIYALNRVMTELEQQQFDSFCKQMQGSGE, encoded by the exons ATGGATCCGGGCGCGGGGGCGCGGAAGGAGCGGCCGAAGCCGCGGGAGCCAGCGGCTCGCCTGGAGAAGGCCAAGCAGAGGTcggcacagcaggagctgaagcAGCGGCAGCGGGCGGAG ATCTACGCCCTGAACCGGGTGATGacggagctggagcagcagcagttcgACTCCTTCTGCAAGCAGATGCAGGGATCCGGGGAATGA
- the LOC131567286 gene encoding E3 ubiquitin-protein ligase TRIM62: protein MACSLKDELLCSICLSIYQDPVGLGCEHYFCRRCITEHWVRQEPQGTRDCPECRRTFPEPTLAPSLKLANIVERYSAFPLDAILGAQRSPFPCKDHEKVKLFCLTDRAVVCFFCDEPAVHEQHQVTNVDDAFEELQRELKEQLQGLQESERGHTEALQLLKKQLAETKSSAKSLRGTIGEAFERLHRLLRERQKAMLEELEADTARTLSDIEHKIQRYSQQLRKVQEGTQILQERLAEADKHVFLAGVASLSERLKGKIHETNLTYEDFPTSKYMGPLQYTIWKSLFQDIHPVPAALTLDPGTAHHRLILSDDCTIVAYGNLHPQPLQDSPRRFDVEVSVLGAEAFGAGVHYWEVVVSEKTQWMIGLAHEAVTRKGSIQIQPSRGFYCIVMHDGNQYSACTEPWTRLNVKGKLEKVGVFLDYDKGLLIFYNADDMSWLYTFRERFPGKLCSYFSPGQSHANGKNVQPLRINTVRI from the exons atggCCTGCAGCCTCAAGGAcgagctgctgtgctccatcTGCCTGAGCATCTACCAGGACCcggtggggctgggctgcgaGCACTACTTCTGCCGCCGCTGCATCACGGAGCACTGGGTGCGCCAGGAGCCGCAGGGCACGCGCGACTGCCCCGAGTGCCGCCGCACCTTCCCCGAGCCCACGCTGGCGCCCAGCCTCAAGCTGGCCAACATCGTGGAGCGCTACAGCGCCTTCCCCCTGGACGCCATCCTGGGCGCCCAGcgcagccccttcccctgcaAGGACCACGAGAAGGTGAAGCTCTTCTGCCTCACCGACCGCGCCGTGGTTTGCTTCTTCTGCGACGAGCCGGCCGTGCACGAGCAGCACCAGGTCACCAACGTGGATGACGCCtttgaggagctgcag cgggagctgaaggagcagctccaggggctgcaggagagcgAGCGTGGCCACACAgaagccctgcagctcctcaagaAGCAGCTGGCTGAGACCAAG TCCTCAGCCAAGAGCCTGCGGGGGACCATCGGGGAGGCGTTTGAGCGGCTGCACCGGCTGCTGCGCGAGCGGCAGAAGGCcatgctggaggagctggaggccGACACGGCGCGCACGCTCAGCGACATCGAGCACAAGATCCAGCGCTACAGCCAGCAGCTGCGCAAGGTCCAGGAGGGCACCCAGATCCTGCAGGAGCGCCTGGCCGAGGCCGACAAACACGTCTTCCTGGCCGGGGTGGCGTCCCTCTCCGAGAG GCTGAAGGGGAAGATCCACGAGACCAACCTGACCTATGAGGACTTCCCCACCTCCAAGTACATGGGCCCACTGCAGTACACCATCTGGAAATCCCTCTTCCAGGACATCCATCCTG tgccagcagcgcTGACCCTggaccctggcactgcccaccaCCGCCTCATCCTGTCGGACGACTGCACCATCGTGGCCTACGGCAACCTGCACCCGCAGCCGCTGCAGGACTCGCCGCGCCGCTTCGACGTCGAGGTGTCGGTGCTGGGCGCCGAGGCCTTCGGGGCCGGCGTGCACTACTGGGAGGTGGTGGTGTCCGAAAAAACCCAGTGGATGATCGGCCTGGCCCACGAGGCCGTCACCCGCAAGGGCAGCATCCAGATCCAGCCCAGCCGCGGCTTCTACTGCATCGTGATGCACGACGGGAACCAGTACAGCGCCTGCACCGAGCCCTGGACGCGGCTCAACGTCAAGGGCAAGCTGGAGAAGGTGGGCGTCTTCCTGGACTACGACAAGGGGCTGCTCATCTTCTACAACGCCGACGACATGTCCTGGCTCTACACCTTCAGGGAGAGGTTTCCCGGCAAGCTGTGCTCCTATTTCAGCCCTGGCCAGAGCCACGCCAACGGCAAGAACGTGCAGCCGCTGCGGATCAACACCGTCCGTATCtag